A genome region from Streptomyces sp. S4.7 includes the following:
- a CDS encoding Ig-like domain repeat protein, which translates to MTASPESSVCGQPVTLCATVTIEPPGAGVPTGTVTFTGPGGFSQTAVLDPAGQVCVTTGSLVTGTVTAAYNGDSCAAPSTGTVDVTVNEALTNIGVTVTPEPSVCGESVTVCATVTTQSPGSGTPTGSVTFTADGGLNQTVPLDAGGQACVTTTTLVTGEVSAVYNGEGPCFAGSAEAVAVTVGQAATTTLVTAIPDPSVCGELVTVCATVTIDPPGSGTPTGTVTFTGPGGLNQTVTLDATGEACFTTTALATGTITATYNGDSCALSSTGSTDVTVNPADTTTTLTVTPDPSVCGQSVTFCATVTTDAPGSGVPTGTVTFTAPGGFSQTAVLGPTGQACVTTTTLTTGTVTALYNGAPCFTGSTGTATATVNPATTTTTVTAAPSRRYAGRQ; encoded by the coding sequence GTGACGGCCAGCCCCGAATCGTCGGTCTGTGGCCAGCCGGTCACCCTTTGCGCGACGGTCACCATCGAGCCGCCCGGCGCCGGCGTCCCCACGGGCACGGTGACCTTCACCGGTCCCGGCGGCTTCAGCCAGACCGCCGTGCTGGACCCCGCCGGCCAGGTCTGCGTGACGACCGGCTCGCTGGTCACCGGCACGGTGACCGCCGCCTACAACGGCGACTCCTGTGCCGCGCCGTCCACCGGCACGGTCGACGTGACGGTGAACGAGGCACTGACGAACATCGGCGTCACAGTCACCCCCGAACCGTCCGTGTGCGGAGAGAGCGTCACTGTCTGCGCGACAGTCACCACCCAGTCACCGGGTTCGGGCACACCGACGGGCTCGGTGACCTTCACGGCCGACGGCGGTCTCAACCAGACCGTCCCCCTCGACGCCGGTGGCCAGGCCTGTGTCACCACCACCACACTGGTCACCGGAGAGGTCTCCGCCGTCTACAACGGCGAGGGCCCGTGCTTCGCGGGCTCCGCCGAAGCGGTCGCGGTCACGGTCGGCCAGGCCGCGACCACCACCTTGGTCACCGCCATCCCCGATCCGTCGGTCTGCGGCGAGCTGGTGACGGTCTGTGCGACGGTCACCATCGACCCGCCCGGCTCGGGTACGCCGACGGGGACGGTGACCTTCACCGGTCCCGGCGGGCTGAACCAGACAGTCACCCTGGACGCCACCGGCGAGGCCTGCTTCACGACCACCGCGCTGGCCACCGGCACGATCACGGCCACCTACAACGGCGACAGCTGCGCACTGAGTTCGACGGGCAGCACGGACGTGACGGTCAACCCGGCAGACACCACGACCACCCTCACCGTCACCCCGGACCCGTCGGTGTGCGGCCAGTCGGTGACGTTCTGCGCCACTGTCACCACCGACGCGCCCGGTTCCGGCGTTCCGACGGGCACGGTGACGTTCACGGCTCCGGGCGGTTTCAGCCAGACCGCCGTACTGGGCCCCACCGGACAGGCCTGCGTGACCACCACCACGCTGACCACCGGGACGGTCACGGCCCTCTACAACGGCGCACCGTGCTTCACCGGTTCCACCGGCACGGCCACCGCCACGGTCAACCCCGCGACGACCACCACGACAGTCACGGCGGCACCCTCCCGTCGGTATGCGGGCAGACAGTGA